From the Flavobacterium galactosidilyticum genome, one window contains:
- a CDS encoding leucine--tRNA ligase, whose amino-acid sequence MKYNPNEIEAKWQKYWLENETFKAENNSEKPKYYVLDMFPYPSGAGLHVGHPLGYIASDVYSRYKRHQGFNVLHPMGYDSFGLPAEQYAIQTGQRPEDTTSVNIDGGVDKEGNEIAGYRKQLDKIGFSFDWSREVRTSNPDYYKHTQWIFIQLFNSWYNKNSDRAEDISTLIAIFSAEGNANVNAVCDDNIQEFAASEWTAFAKEQQEKILLQYRLTYLAETEVNWCPGLGTVLANDEIVNGVSERGGFTVVRKKMTQWSMRISAYAERLLQGLNDIDWSESIKESQRNWIGKSVGAMVSFNVKNHNEVISVFTTRPDTIFGVTFMTLAPEHELVAKITTPDQKGAVESYIEKTSKRSERERMADVKTISGVFTGAYAEHPFTKEAIPVWIGDYVLAGYGTGAVMAVPCGDERDYAFANFFKGQNGMQDIKNIFDKDITEGAFGSKDGFQLIDSHFLDGLGYKEGTQKVIEGLEKLNQGKGKTNYRLRDAVFSRQRYWGEPFPVYYVNGLPQMIDAKYLPIVLPEVEKYLPTEDGLPPLGNATVWAWDNVNNKVVDTNLVDNKTIFPLELNTMPGWAGSSFYWMRYMDAHNENEFASKEALSYWESVDLYIGGNEHATGHLLYSRFWNKFLKDKCFAPTEEPFKKLINQGMILGNSAFVYRLKIQFLIQNGGNTEDFTNIYPIFISRKYRDLLTHGQIISGISDRLDSLLKILETDFRNDYKNIQSFESIISFDSLHVDVSFVNSSDELDTLAFKNWRSDYSDAEFITEENGKYIVGREVEKMSKSKYNVVTPDDICNEYGADTLRLYEMFLGPLEQAKPWNTAGISGVFGFLKKLCRLYFDDNGMVVTDDVPTKDNLKSLHKTIKKVAEDIENFSFNTSVSQFMICVNELSTQNCHSRAILEPLAVVISPYAPHIAEELWSLLGHEGSIATVPFPVFEPAHLIESEKEYPVSFNGKMRFTIKLPLDLTKEQIEEIVMKDERTQKQLEGRTPNKVIIVPGKIINLVG is encoded by the coding sequence ATGAAGTACAACCCGAACGAAATTGAAGCCAAGTGGCAAAAATATTGGTTAGAAAATGAAACCTTTAAAGCCGAAAATAATTCAGAAAAACCAAAGTACTATGTACTAGATATGTTTCCTTATCCATCGGGAGCAGGATTGCACGTAGGACATCCACTTGGATACATCGCTTCTGACGTGTATTCTCGTTATAAAAGACACCAAGGTTTTAATGTTTTGCATCCAATGGGTTACGACAGTTTCGGATTGCCTGCGGAACAATATGCAATACAAACGGGTCAGCGTCCGGAAGATACGACTTCGGTAAATATTGACGGAGGCGTGGATAAAGAAGGAAATGAAATTGCCGGATACAGAAAGCAATTGGACAAAATTGGATTCTCCTTCGATTGGAGCAGAGAAGTGCGTACTTCAAATCCAGATTATTACAAACACACGCAGTGGATTTTTATCCAATTATTCAATTCTTGGTACAATAAAAACAGCGATAGAGCCGAAGATATTTCGACTTTGATAGCTATTTTTTCAGCAGAAGGAAATGCGAATGTCAATGCAGTTTGCGATGACAACATTCAAGAATTTGCTGCAAGTGAATGGACTGCTTTCGCAAAAGAACAACAAGAGAAGATTTTGCTGCAATATAGATTGACATATTTGGCCGAAACTGAAGTAAACTGGTGTCCGGGATTAGGAACCGTTTTAGCGAATGACGAAATTGTAAATGGTGTTTCAGAGCGTGGTGGTTTTACCGTAGTTCGAAAAAAAATGACGCAATGGAGTATGCGAATTTCAGCTTATGCAGAACGTCTCTTGCAAGGTTTGAATGACATTGATTGGAGCGAAAGCATCAAAGAAAGCCAAAGAAACTGGATTGGGAAGAGTGTTGGAGCGATGGTTTCGTTTAATGTGAAAAATCACAATGAAGTTATTTCTGTTTTTACAACTCGTCCTGATACCATATTTGGAGTAACGTTTATGACATTGGCACCAGAGCATGAATTGGTTGCAAAAATAACCACTCCAGATCAAAAAGGAGCTGTAGAATCCTACATCGAAAAAACATCAAAACGATCTGAAAGAGAACGTATGGCTGATGTAAAAACAATCTCGGGAGTTTTTACAGGAGCTTATGCTGAACATCCATTTACTAAAGAAGCAATTCCAGTTTGGATTGGAGATTATGTTCTCGCAGGTTACGGAACAGGTGCTGTGATGGCGGTTCCTTGCGGTGATGAGCGTGATTATGCTTTTGCCAATTTCTTCAAAGGTCAAAACGGAATGCAAGACATCAAGAATATTTTTGATAAAGATATTACTGAGGGCGCTTTCGGTTCTAAGGACGGATTTCAATTAATAGATTCTCATTTTTTAGACGGATTAGGATATAAAGAAGGAACTCAAAAAGTAATTGAAGGATTAGAAAAATTAAACCAAGGAAAAGGAAAAACCAATTACCGTTTGCGTGATGCCGTTTTTTCTCGTCAGCGTTATTGGGGAGAACCATTTCCAGTTTATTATGTGAATGGTTTGCCTCAAATGATTGATGCGAAATATTTGCCAATTGTTTTGCCAGAAGTAGAGAAATATCTTCCGACCGAAGATGGTTTGCCGCCATTAGGAAACGCAACTGTTTGGGCTTGGGACAATGTAAATAATAAAGTGGTTGATACGAATTTGGTCGATAACAAAACCATTTTCCCATTAGAATTGAATACCATGCCAGGTTGGGCTGGAAGTTCGTTTTACTGGATGCGTTATATGGATGCACACAACGAAAATGAGTTTGCTAGCAAAGAAGCCTTGTCGTATTGGGAAAGTGTCGATTTATATATTGGAGGAAATGAGCATGCAACAGGACATTTATTGTATTCTCGTTTTTGGAATAAATTCTTAAAGGATAAATGCTTTGCACCAACAGAGGAACCATTCAAAAAGCTGATCAATCAAGGAATGATTTTGGGAAATAGTGCTTTTGTTTATCGATTAAAAATTCAATTTTTAATTCAAAATGGAGGGAATACGGAAGATTTTACTAATATCTATCCAATTTTTATTTCTAGAAAATATAGAGATTTATTAACACATGGTCAAATTATTTCTGGGATTTCTGACAGATTAGACTCTTTACTTAAAATTTTAGAAACTGATTTTAGAAACGATTATAAAAACATACAAAGCTTTGAATCAATTATTTCATTTGATTCATTACATGTTGACGTTTCTTTTGTAAATTCTTCTGATGAACTGGATACACTTGCTTTTAAAAACTGGCGTTCAGATTATTCTGACGCAGAATTCATCACAGAAGAAAATGGAAAATACATAGTAGGTCGAGAAGTGGAGAAAATGTCAAAATCGAAATACAATGTAGTAACTCCGGATGATATTTGTAATGAATATGGAGCTGATACGCTGCGTTTGTATGAAATGTTCTTAGGACCATTGGAACAAGCAAAGCCATGGAATACCGCAGGAATTTCGGGAGTTTTTGGTTTTCTTAAAAAATTATGCCGTTTGTATTTTGATGATAATGGTATGGTTGTTACTGATGATGTACCAACAAAAGACAATTTAAAATCATTACACAAAACCATCAAAAAAGTAGCTGAAGATATTGAGAATTTCTCATTCAATACCTCGGTATCGCAGTTTATGATTTGTGTTAACGAATTGTCAACTCAAAATTGTCATTCTCGTGCCATTTTAGAGCCTTTAGCAGTTGTGATTTCGCCTTATGCACCGCATATTGCTGAAGAGTTATGGTCGTTATTAGGCCACGAAGGTTCAATTGCAACAGTTCCTTTTCCGGTTTTCGAACCAGCACATTTAATAGAAAGTGAAAAAGAATATCCTGTTTCTTTCAATGGAAAAATGCGTTTCACAATCAAATTGCCTTTGGATTTAACCAAAGAACAAATTGAGGAAATCGTAATGAAAGATGAAAGAACGCAAAAACAATTAGAAGGTAGAACACCAAATAAAGTAATTATCGTTCCAGGAAAAATTATAAACTTGGTGGGTTAG
- a CDS encoding zinc metallopeptidase — MGMGYLILAGAIMLFSWLVSSRLKSKFEHYSKLQLQNGMSGAEIAEKMLADNGIRDVRVISTPGRLTDHYNPADKTVNLSEAVYNQRNAAAAAVAAHECGHAVQHAVGYQWLTMRSKLVPVVNVASTYMQWILLGGILMMKTFPQLLLVGIIIFAATTLFSIVTLPVEYDASNRALAWLENKRMLTTQEQAGAKDSLKWAARTYVVAALGSIATLLYYVSIYMGGSRRD, encoded by the coding sequence ATGGGAATGGGATATTTGATTCTTGCTGGAGCAATTATGCTTTTCAGCTGGTTAGTAAGTTCGAGGCTAAAAAGTAAATTCGAACATTATTCTAAATTGCAACTGCAAAACGGGATGTCAGGTGCTGAAATTGCTGAAAAAATGCTTGCTGATAATGGAATTCGTGACGTGAGAGTAATATCAACTCCAGGTCGTTTGACGGATCACTACAATCCTGCTGATAAAACAGTTAATTTGAGTGAAGCGGTTTATAATCAGCGAAATGCTGCTGCTGCTGCAGTTGCAGCGCACGAATGTGGACACGCTGTGCAACATGCTGTGGGTTATCAATGGTTAACTATGCGTTCTAAATTAGTGCCAGTAGTTAACGTAGCTTCGACGTACATGCAGTGGATTCTACTTGGCGGAATTTTGATGATGAAAACTTTTCCACAATTATTATTAGTGGGAATTATAATTTTTGCAGCAACTACTTTATTTTCAATTGTAACTTTACCGGTCGAATATGACGCGAGTAATCGTGCATTAGCTTGGTTAGAAAACAAAAGAATGCTTACAACACAAGAGCAAGCTGGCGCAAAAGACTCGCTAAAATGGGCTGCTAGGACTTACGTTGTGGCTGCTTTAGGGTCTATTGCAACGTTATTGTACTACGTGTCAATTTATATGGGAGGAAGTAGAAGAGACTAG
- a CDS encoding uroporphyrinogen-III synthase → MKVKTILVSQPEPKVENSPYFELQQKHKVKIDFRPFIHVEGVNAKEIRLQKVDLNNYSAIILTSKNAVDHFFRVADEMRFKVPEGLKYFCQSEAIAFYLQKYVVYRKRKIYVGPKDFADLSPLIKKYKDEKFLLPASDQLNADATVTLNALKVDWTPAVFYKTVMSDLSDLADVYYDVLAFFSPTGIKSLFMNFPDFEQNNTRIAVFGSTTQKEALDHGLRVDILAPTPSTPSMTMALEKYIVEANKTK, encoded by the coding sequence ATGAAAGTGAAAACAATTTTGGTGTCACAACCTGAACCTAAGGTCGAAAATTCACCTTACTTTGAACTTCAACAAAAGCATAAAGTAAAAATTGATTTCAGACCTTTTATTCATGTAGAAGGAGTTAATGCAAAAGAGATTAGACTTCAAAAAGTCGATCTTAATAATTACTCTGCAATTATTTTAACAAGTAAAAATGCTGTTGATCACTTTTTTAGAGTAGCGGATGAAATGCGCTTTAAAGTACCTGAAGGATTAAAGTATTTCTGTCAATCAGAAGCTATAGCTTTTTATTTGCAAAAATATGTAGTGTATAGAAAACGTAAAATCTATGTTGGACCAAAAGATTTTGCTGATTTATCTCCATTGATAAAAAAATACAAGGACGAAAAATTCTTACTACCTGCTTCAGATCAATTAAATGCTGACGCAACAGTAACACTTAATGCATTAAAAGTAGATTGGACACCAGCTGTTTTTTACAAGACAGTAATGAGTGACTTATCTGATCTTGCTGATGTTTATTATGATGTTTTAGCTTTCTTTAGTCCAACAGGAATCAAGTCGCTATTTATGAACTTTCCAGACTTCGAACAAAACAATACACGAATTGCAGTTTTTGGAAGTACTACTCAAAAAGAAGCATTGGATCATGGTTTAAGAGTTGATATTCTTGCTCCTACGCCTTCAACACCTTCTATGACAATGGCATTAGAAAAATACATTGTTGAAGCAAATAAAACTAAATAA
- a CDS encoding DUF4271 domain-containing protein → MIETILHPRILDSKDWATVLFVLSFAIIAVTKSVFENRFADFANLIYSNKYIKVYKDSTNLKSTFTLSLFLVQVISLAFFIQITLSYFGHASKTDWLLYIQIVTLLVFFILSKYLIEKIIATSFNIEEFMEQFNLQKVTYRTYIGLFILPFNIILFYYDSISKNIPLLIIAIILIINMLTYLISIKNYQNLIFSKLFYFILYLCALEIAPYYFMYYWFTKGNA, encoded by the coding sequence ATGATCGAAACTATACTTCATCCTAGAATATTAGACAGCAAAGACTGGGCAACAGTACTTTTTGTTTTATCATTTGCTATAATAGCAGTTACAAAATCTGTTTTTGAAAATCGATTTGCTGATTTCGCGAACCTAATTTATTCAAACAAATATATTAAAGTTTATAAAGACAGTACCAATTTAAAAAGCACCTTCACCTTATCTCTGTTTCTAGTTCAAGTTATTTCTCTTGCCTTTTTCATACAAATAACCCTTAGTTATTTTGGCCATGCCTCAAAAACAGATTGGCTATTATATATCCAGATAGTCACGCTTTTAGTTTTCTTTATTTTATCCAAATACTTGATCGAAAAAATAATCGCAACATCGTTTAATATTGAAGAATTTATGGAGCAATTCAATCTCCAAAAAGTTACTTACAGAACCTATATTGGGCTATTTATACTGCCGTTTAACATAATTCTCTTCTATTACGATTCAATTTCAAAAAATATTCCACTTCTTATTATTGCTATAATATTGATAATAAACATGTTAACTTATTTGATTTCAATAAAAAATTATCAAAACCTAATATTCAGTAAGTTGTTTTACTTTATTTTATATCTTTGCGCTCTTGAAATAGCACCCTATTATTTTATGTATTATTGGTTTACAAAAGGAAATGCTTAG
- a CDS encoding polyprenol monophosphomannose synthase — MNDCIVIIPTYNEIENIESIIRSVLSQHKLFHILIIDDNSPDHTADKVILLQSEFKGRLFLEKREKKSGLGTAYVHGFRWALERKYEFIFEMDADFSHNPSDLEKLYNACHFGDADLSIGSRYVTGVNVVNWPLSRVLMSYFASVYVRLVTGMKIHDATAGFVCYKRKVLQEINLDKIKFVGYAFQIEMKYRTYCKKFQIVEVPIIFTDRTKGQSKMSNSIIVEAVFGVIALRLKKLVNTL, encoded by the coding sequence ATGAATGATTGTATTGTTATAATCCCTACCTATAACGAAATTGAAAACATTGAAAGCATTATTCGATCGGTGCTTTCGCAACATAAACTTTTTCATATTCTAATTATTGACGATAATTCACCAGATCATACTGCTGATAAGGTTATTTTACTTCAATCGGAGTTTAAGGGAAGGTTGTTTTTGGAAAAAAGAGAAAAAAAATCAGGTTTAGGAACTGCTTATGTTCATGGTTTTAGATGGGCATTAGAAAGAAAGTATGAATTTATTTTCGAAATGGATGCAGATTTTTCTCACAATCCAAGTGATTTAGAAAAACTATACAACGCATGTCATTTTGGTGATGCAGATTTATCAATTGGATCTCGATATGTTACCGGAGTAAATGTTGTAAACTGGCCATTAAGTCGAGTGTTGATGTCGTATTTTGCTTCAGTATATGTCCGACTGGTAACTGGAATGAAAATTCATGACGCAACAGCCGGTTTTGTATGTTACAAAAGAAAAGTTTTGCAAGAAATAAATTTAGATAAGATAAAATTTGTTGGTTACGCCTTTCAAATCGAAATGAAATACAGAACGTATTGTAAAAAATTTCAAATTGTTGAGGTTCCAATTATTTTTACTGATAGAACAAAAGGGCAATCTAAAATGAGTAATTCAATTATTGTTGAAGCTGTTTTTGGAGTTATTGCGCTTAGATTAAAGAAATTAGTTAACACATTATAA
- a CDS encoding dihydroorotase, translating into MNRVLIKNAKIVNEGVIFEGDVLIEDDLIVEISETISAKSPDCKIIDAEGNYLIPGAIDDQVHFREPGLTYKGDIESESRAAVAGGITSFIEQPNTVPNAVTQEILEEKYQLAAEKSYANYSFMMGATNDNLDEVLKTNPKNVAGIKIFLGSSTGNMLVDNEATLEKIFSSTPMLIAVHCEDETTIKNNLERYKEEFGEDIPVTAHHLIRSEEACYISSSKAVALAKKTGARLHIFHLSTAKEMDLFTNKIPLEDKKITAEVCIHHLWFTNDDYATKGNLIKWNPAVKSENDRKVLWEALLDGRIDVIATDHAPHTLEEKKQSYLKAPSGGPLVQHAVVAMFESFHRGQISVEKIVEKMCHNPAKIFKIEKRGFIKVGCYADLVIVNSGLPWSVKKENILAKCGWSPFEGFTFKSRITHTFVNGQLVYTAFKVKDIRAGKRLLFER; encoded by the coding sequence ATGAACAGGGTTTTAATTAAGAATGCCAAAATAGTAAATGAAGGGGTGATTTTTGAAGGCGATGTATTAATTGAGGATGACTTAATTGTTGAAATTTCAGAGACGATCAGTGCTAAATCACCTGATTGTAAGATTATCGATGCTGAGGGAAATTATTTAATTCCTGGTGCAATTGATGATCAAGTACATTTTAGAGAGCCAGGATTAACGTATAAAGGAGATATAGAATCAGAGTCTAGGGCTGCAGTTGCGGGAGGAATTACTTCGTTTATTGAGCAACCTAACACGGTACCTAATGCCGTTACTCAAGAAATATTAGAGGAAAAATACCAGTTAGCTGCTGAAAAATCATACGCGAATTATTCGTTTATGATGGGAGCTACTAATGATAATTTAGATGAGGTTTTAAAAACGAATCCTAAGAATGTTGCTGGTATTAAAATATTTTTAGGTTCTTCAACTGGAAATATGTTAGTGGATAATGAAGCTACTCTTGAAAAAATATTTTCAAGTACTCCAATGCTTATTGCGGTACACTGTGAGGATGAAACTACAATAAAAAATAATTTAGAAAGGTATAAAGAAGAGTTTGGTGAGGATATTCCAGTTACAGCTCATCACTTGATTCGCAGTGAAGAAGCGTGTTATATCTCATCATCTAAAGCTGTTGCATTGGCAAAGAAAACAGGTGCACGTTTGCATATTTTCCACCTTTCGACTGCTAAGGAAATGGATTTGTTTACCAATAAAATCCCATTAGAAGACAAAAAAATTACTGCTGAGGTATGTATTCATCATTTGTGGTTTACTAATGACGACTATGCGACAAAAGGGAACTTGATTAAGTGGAATCCTGCTGTAAAAAGTGAAAATGACAGAAAAGTGCTTTGGGAAGCATTACTAGACGGTCGAATTGATGTGATAGCCACGGATCATGCTCCGCATACTTTAGAAGAGAAAAAACAGTCTTATTTAAAAGCTCCTTCTGGCGGTCCATTAGTGCAACATGCTGTTGTGGCTATGTTTGAGTCTTTTCATAGAGGACAAATAAGTGTAGAGAAAATTGTGGAGAAAATGTGTCACAATCCTGCCAAGATTTTCAAAATTGAAAAGCGTGGTTTTATTAAAGTAGGGTGTTATGCAGATTTAGTAATTGTAAATTCTGGATTACCTTGGAGTGTGAAAAAAGAAAATATTTTAGCTAAATGTGGATGGTCTCCATTTGAAGGGTTTACTTTTAAATCCAGAATTACTCATACTTTTGTAAATGGACAGTTAGTTTATACTGCGTTTAAAGTCAAAGATATTCGTGCAGGTAAACGCTTGTTATTTGAACGATAA
- a CDS encoding DUF4296 domain-containing protein, which produces MRKIIVFLAVLALFVSCKEELIKKPENLIDKKVMVDIIYDISILDAIRNQNPTSIDSFKINSRDFIFKKYKVDSLQFVKSNVYYSADYESYKLMFDEVVKRVDKQKVVADSLVVLEQNKKIKSIKSKKLPKAEIAIDTVSKARKPLVRKNLVKESILKKEPLE; this is translated from the coding sequence ATGAGAAAAATAATCGTATTCTTAGCGGTATTAGCTCTTTTTGTAAGTTGTAAAGAGGAGCTAATAAAAAAACCAGAAAATCTTATTGACAAGAAGGTTATGGTAGATATTATCTATGATATTTCAATTTTAGATGCGATTCGAAATCAAAATCCAACGTCGATTGATAGTTTTAAAATTAATTCAAGAGATTTTATTTTTAAAAAATATAAAGTAGATAGCCTACAGTTTGTTAAAAGTAACGTGTATTACTCTGCTGATTATGAGAGCTACAAGCTAATGTTTGATGAAGTTGTAAAACGGGTAGATAAACAGAAAGTGGTTGCAGATTCCTTGGTTGTATTGGAACAAAATAAGAAAATAAAAAGCATTAAAAGCAAAAAACTTCCGAAAGCAGAAATAGCTATCGACACCGTCTCTAAAGCTAGAAAACCATTGGTGAGAAAAAATTTGGTAAAGGAATCGATTCTTAAAAAAGAGCCTTTAGAATAA
- a CDS encoding NAD-dependent epimerase/dehydratase family protein, with protein MILVTGGTGLVGAHLLLHLIESRNIGSEKIRAIYRTPESINKTRSLFQLYKKNNLFDAIEWIQADIIDIPSLELAFIGITQVYHCAAIISFDPKDEEKIRKVNIEGTANIVNFCLSNSIQKLCYLSSIAALGDLAAHETIITEETEWNPEKPHSDYAISKYGAEMEIWRGQQEGLKILIINPGVIIGPGFQEQGSGLLFKKVVEGLTFYTLGTTGFVAVSDVVRICNALMNSDIKNERFALVANNITFRDILNSIADALQVQKPTKHAKPYLMELVWRIDWILSIVFGQKREFTKATAKASYSKSLYSNQKIKDTLHIEFTDIKEYIKVISKLKA; from the coding sequence ATGATTTTAGTAACAGGAGGAACAGGCTTAGTAGGCGCACATTTATTACTTCATTTGATTGAATCTCGAAATATCGGGAGCGAGAAAATTCGTGCCATATACCGAACTCCTGAAAGCATCAATAAAACGAGGTCGTTGTTTCAGCTTTACAAAAAAAACAATTTATTTGATGCTATCGAATGGATTCAAGCCGACATCATTGATATTCCGTCTTTGGAACTTGCTTTTATCGGAATTACTCAAGTATATCATTGTGCTGCAATTATTTCATTTGATCCAAAAGATGAAGAAAAAATTCGGAAAGTTAATATTGAAGGAACTGCTAATATTGTCAATTTCTGCCTTAGTAATTCCATTCAAAAACTATGTTATCTCAGCTCAATAGCGGCACTTGGCGATTTAGCAGCACACGAAACCATTATCACCGAAGAAACGGAATGGAACCCAGAAAAACCGCATAGCGATTATGCTATTTCTAAATACGGTGCCGAAATGGAGATTTGGCGTGGTCAACAAGAAGGATTAAAAATACTAATTATAAATCCAGGTGTAATTATTGGCCCAGGTTTCCAAGAACAAGGAAGTGGATTACTGTTTAAAAAAGTAGTTGAAGGACTGACATTTTACACGCTTGGAACTACTGGATTTGTAGCAGTTAGCGATGTAGTGCGAATTTGTAACGCATTAATGAATAGCGATATCAAAAACGAACGATTTGCTCTAGTTGCTAACAACATAACTTTTAGAGACATCTTAAATAGTATCGCAGATGCTTTGCAAGTGCAAAAACCCACAAAACATGCGAAGCCTTATTTAATGGAACTAGTCTGGAGGATAGATTGGATTTTATCTATTGTATTTGGACAAAAAAGAGAATTTACCAAAGCCACGGCAAAAGCATCTTATTCAAAAAGTCTATATTCCAATCAAAAAATAAAAGACACGTTACATATTGAATTTACAGATATAAAGGAATATATCAAAGTAATTTCAAAGTTGAAAGCTTAA